The Streptomyces sp. NBC_00659 genomic interval ATTGGTGTTCGGTTCGGCTTGTGTAGGATAGCTGGGAGACTGTGAAGCTTGGACGCCAGTTCAGGTGGAGTCGTCGTTGAAATACCAGTCTGGTCGTGCTGGATGTCTAACCTGGGTCCGTGATCCGGATCAGGGACAGTGTCTGATGGGTAGTTTAACTGGGGCGGTTGCCTCCTAAAGAGTAACGGAGGCGCCCAAAGGTTCCCTCAGCCTGGTTGGCAATCAGGTGTTGAGTGTAAGTGCACAAGGGAGCTTGACTGTGAGACCGACGGGTCGAGCAGGGACGAAAGTCGGGACTAGTGATCCGGCGGTGGCTTGTGGAAGCGCCGTCGCTCAACGGATAAAAGGTACCCCGGGGATAACAGGCTGATCTTCCCCAAGAGTCCATATCGACGGGATGGTTTGGCACCTCGATGTCGGCTCGTCGCATCCTGGGGCTGGAGTCGGTCCCAAGGGTTGGGCTGTTCGCCCATTAAAGCGGTACGCGAGCTGGGTTTAGAACGTCGTGAGACAGTTCGGTCCCTATCCGCTGTGCGCGTAGGAATATTGAGAAGGGCTGTCCCTAGTACGAGAGGACCGGGACGGACGAACCTCTGGTGTGCCAGTTGTCCTGCCAAGGGCATGGCTGGTTGGCTACGTTCGGGAGGGATAACCGCTGAAAGCATCTAAGCGGGAAGCCTGCTTCGAGATGAGTATTCCCACCCCCTCGAGGGGTTAAGGCTCCCAGTAGACGACTGGGTTGATAGGCCAGATCTGGAAGCCCGGCAACGGGTGGAGGTGACTGGTACTAATAGGCCGAGGGCTTGTCCTCAGTTGCTCGCGTCCACTGTGTTGGTTCTGAAACCACGAACAACCCCACGTTTGTCACAGAGCGTGGTCCGGTTGACAGTTTCATAGTGTTTCGGTGGTCATAGCGTGAGGGAAACGCCCGGTTACATTCCGAACCCGGAAGCTAAGCCTCACAGCGCCGATGGTACTGCAGGGGGGACCCTGTGGGAGAGTAGGACGCCGCCGAACAAATTTTAGAGAGCTGGTCCCCGAACTTCGGTTCGGGGACCAGCTCTTTTTTGTTTTGCGTCACTTTAAGTTCACGTTGCGCGACCAATATCCCCATCATGAGTACTGCTGCAATGCTCACAGCCGCGGGCGTCGGAGCCGGTGACGAGGTCGTCGTTCCGGCCTTCGGGAACGTCGAGGTCGCCGACGCCGTCACCGAGGCCGGCGCCATCGTCGTCTTCGCCGACATAGACCCCGTGACGTACTGCCTCGACCCCGAGGCGGTGGAGGCGGTCATAACTCCCCGGACGGCTGCGTTCGTTGTCGTGCACCGCTTCGGGCGGACCGCCGACATGGTGCGATTGCGGGAGCTGGGGCAGCGGCATGAGGTGCTGGTCCTGGAACAGGGCGAGTCCGAGGCGCCGTACGACGAGATCGCGCAGCGCAGGGAGCGGGCCGCCTACCTCGACGGCCGGCTCAGGGGCGTACGCACACCCGTCAGCGGCGACGGACACACCTACCAGCAGTACGTCGTACGGGTGCCCGGCAACGGGCGTCCGGACCGCGACGCCTTCGCACGGGCCGTACGGGCCAGGGGAGTCGAGTGCCGGGTTCCGGTGAAGACGCCGGTGCACCGGCTGCCCGGCTTCCGTCGGGACGTACACCTTCCCGAGACCGAGCGGGCCGCCGACGAGACCCTCTCGCTGCCGGTGGACGGGACGTTGACGAAGCGGGAGATGCAGCGGATCGTCTCCGCGTGCAACGCGCTCGGCGGACTGCTGCAACCGGCCTTCTGATCAGGTCCGGACGGGTTGGGAGCACGGTCCAATTCAGGGTATGATCTCTCTTGTTGCCGCGAGGGAAACCTCTGAAGCGACAGGCCCCCCTAGCTCAGTCGGCAGAGCGTCTCCATGGTAAGGAGAAGGTCAACGGTTCGATTCCGTTGGGGGGCTCAGACTGAAAAGGCCTCCGCCCTTGTGGGCGGGGGCCTTTCGCATGTCCCGGGACTCGGGTCCCCGGAACATGCGAAAGGCCCCCGGGACCGGAGTTCCGGGAGCGTCGGTCGCCGGGTCTCAGTCCGTGTGGAGCCCAGGGACGCGCATCGCCAGAATCGCCATGTCGTCGGATGGGGCGTCGGAGGCGAAGCGTTCGACCGCGCGCATGATGCGCGCGGCGACAGCGCCGGCCGTCAGCCCCGTGCACGTGGTGAGGACATCCGCGAGACCGTCGTCGCCGAGCATGCGAGTGCCCTCGCGCCGCTCCGTGACCCCGTCCGTCACGCACAGCAGGACATCGCCCGGATCGAGCGTGACCGTCTGCTCGTACAGCTCCAGGTCCTCCATGACACCGAGGAGCGGCTGCGGTTCGGCGGCCGGCTCGACCGTTCCGTCCTGGCGCAGACGCAACGGGAGCGGATGGCCGGCGCAGACGACCTTCAGGATGGCGCTGCCGTCCTCCTGGGGCCACAACTCGCCGTAGAGAAGCGTCAGGAAGCGGCTGCGGGCGCCCTCGTCGAGGATCGCCGAGTTCAGCCGCTCCAGGACCGCGGGGCCGCCGTAGCCCTCGCGGGCCAGCAGGCGCAGTGCGTGCCGGGCCAGGCCCGTGACCGCCGCCGCCTCCGGGCCCGTACCACAGACGTCGCCGATGGCGAAGCCGTACGCGCCGTCACGGATCGGGAAGAGGTCGTAGAAGTCGCCGCCGACCTCGTTGCCCTCGCCGGCCGCACGGTAGATGACCTCGACCTCGACGCCCTCGATCTGGGGGAGTTCCGGGGGCAGCAGGCTGCGCTGGAGGGACTGGCTGATCGCCGTGCGCTCCGAGTAGAGGCGGGCGTTGTCCAGTGCGAGAGCCGCTCGCCGGGAGAGGTCCTCGGCCAACTCCAGGATCTCCTGGCGGAAATGCTCGTCCGACGGTTTGCCGAGGGTCAGCATGCCGATGACGCGGTTGCGGGCGACCAGGGGAAGGACGACGGTCTCCCCGCCGACAGCGGCGGCCGTCGCCAGGGTCGGGCCGATGCTGGAGCTCATCGACGTCTGCCCGCCGAGGCCCAGGCTGCGCATCGAGGTCCGCAGGGCCGCGTCGTGAGCGGCCGCGGCGGGAGCCGACCAGACACGGGCGCCCGGGGTGGGCACCGGGTCCGGTGGGGCGATCTTCGAGAGCAACGCCTTGAGGCCGTCGATGAGTTCCTCGTCCTCGTGCAGGACGTACGAGAGGTAGGGATCGGAAGCCTGGTCGGCGATCGTGTACACGGCGCACCAGGTGGCGAGGGTCGGGACCGTCATCTGGGCCATGAGGGCGAGCGTCTGGTCGCGGTCCAGCGTGCCGGCGAGCAGGTCGGAGGCTTCGACGAGGAACGACAGCGAGCCGCGGCGCAGGCGTTCCAGCTCGCCGAGGCGGGCCGATTCCACCGCGAGGGCGATGCGGTCGGCGGCGAACTGGAGCCGCAGGGCCTCCTCGTTGGAGTAGCGGCCGGGTGATTCGGCCGCGACGCCGAGGGAGCCGGTCAGGCGGCCCTCGACCTTCAGTGGGACCGTGACGACCGAGCGCATGCCGGTGCCGCCGAGGAGCGGTACGGCGCCGGGGACGAGCGTCAGGTCCTCGTGGACGGTGGGCATCCGGGCCGAGCCGTAGCGGCCGGGGCCCGCCTCGACGGGGACGCGGGCGAAGCGCTGGCGTGCGGAGGGCAGTCCCGTGGAGGCGCGTACCTCCAACTCCGTCTCGTCGTCGGTCGCGAGGAGCAGGAACGCGGAGTCGCCGTCCAGCATGTCGCGGGCCCGTTCCACCGTGCGCTGGAGAAGACCGTCGAGGTCGTCCGGGGCCGGCGAGCCGATGAAGACCTCGAACGGATCCGTGGCCTGACCCTCCGCGTGGGTGCCCGCGTCGGAGGCGGGACCGCGCAACGGGGTCTGCAGGACGGCACGTTCGTGGTCGCGTACGAGGAGGCAGACGGTGGAGGGCTCGCCGCTCGTGTCACGGACCCGCAGGTGCGAGGCGTACACCGGAGTGACGCGGCCGTCCGCGCAGCGGACGCCGTAACTGCCTTCCCAGCGCGAGAGTTGGAGGGCTTCGACGATGCCGGTGCCGGTGCCGGGGGTGTGCGGCCAGGCCGCGAGGTCGGTGAGCGGTTTGCCGGTGACCTGGTCGGCCGCGTACCCGAAGAGCTCCTCGGCGTCCTCGTTCCAGGCGTTGATGGCGCCGGTGCGGTCGATCTGGACGACCGCCACGCGCACGCGGCCGTCGGCCAGCGGGAGGAGGTCGGCGGGGAGCGGGGGGCCGGCGGTTCGGGTGCCGATCGCGCGCTCGGGGAGGTCGAGCTGGAACCAGACCTGCTTGTGGGTGGGCGTGTAGTCGACGCCCCAGCGGCGGGCGAGGGCCGCGCAGAGCTGGAGGCCGCGGCCGCCCTCGCGGTCGGGGCTGCCCATGTTGACGGCCGTGGCCTGGAGTGGGATCTCGCGTTCCGGGTAGCGGTCCGCCACCTCGATGCGCACGCCGTCGTCGCTGCGCAGACACAGGACGTCGGCGGAGGTGCCCGCGTGCACAACGGCATTGGTGACCAGCTCGCTGGTCAGAACGACGGCGTCGTCGACGATGTCGGCGAAGCCCCAGCCCTGGAGGGTGTCCCGGACGAACGAGCGGGCGGTCGCGACGGACCGTCCCACGGGTTCGAAGCTGGCGGCCGCGCGCGCGGTGATCACAGAACTCCTCGTCCGGTCGTCGGCATGCGGGGTTCCGTGGCCGGCCCGCTCCTGCGTGGGCAGAGCGTGGTTCCCTGTCGGCCGGGGATCCTGGGGTGTCCCTCCAGGATGCAGTCCGGTGGTCATGGTGCGGTGCCCCTCCGATGCCTGCCCGCTCGTACTCGTGCCACCGCCCAGGCCGGACGGGACCGGCACGGCTGGACAGCCGCTTGCAAGGTTACTTACCTTCGCGGGCCCTGCGGATGCCGGTCACGGGTGTTTCCGTCCTGAAGAGTGCGCTGTTTCCGTTCGGACAGGTGCGTGTGATTGCCTGCGGCCGGGGCCGGAGGACTGTCCCGTGGGTGTGCGGACGATGTGCGAAGCTGCCGAACTGTTATGGCCTGGTTCGGCCGGGGTGAAACACTGGGCAGGCTCCAGGAACAGGTCCGGGCAGGTCGCGTACCGCCCGCGGACCACGAACAGAAGTACCCGACAGAAGTACCCGAGTACGCCGAGCAGTATTGGTCGACCCTTGCGGGAGGGACACAGTGGAGTCTGGCGCAGCGACGCGGGGCGGTAGGACGCGCGCGAAAGGCGGACAGTCCCTGAACAGCGGGCGCACACCGCGCACCGGCACCACCGAGGTGGACACGGCGGCCCTGAACCGGTTGCTGGCAGCCCTGGTGGCGATGAGGGACGGCAACTTCCGTAAGCGGCTCACTGTTTCCGGTGACGGCGTGATGTCCGAGATCTCGGCGGTCTTCAACGAGGTCGCCGACCGGAATCTGCACCTGACGGGCGAGCTGTCGCGGGTACGGCGTGTGGTGGGCCGTGAGGGCAAGCTCACGGAGCGGCTGGAGGCAGGCGCCGGCGAGGGTGCCTGGGCGGCCGCGATCGACGCGTCGAACGCGCTGGTGGACGATCTCGTACGGCCTGTCTCCGAGGTCGGCCGGGTGCTGTCCGCCGTCGCGGAGGGCGATCTGTCGCCGCGTATGGACCTGCGAGCGCAGGCGGCGGACGGGAACGGGCATCCGCTGCGCGGTGAGTTCCTGAAGGTCGGCCGGACCGTCAACAACCTGGTGGACCAGCTCTCGACGTTCACCGACGAGGTCACCCGGGTGGCCAGTGAGGTGGGTACCGAGGGCAAGCTCGGGGGACAGGCCCGGGTCCGCGGTATGTCCGGTTCGTGGAAGGACCTCACGGACTCGGTCAACACGATGGCGCACCGGCTCACCGCGCAGGTGCGTGACATCGCTCTCGTGACGACGGCGGTCGCCAAGGGTGACCTGTCGCGGAAGGTCACGGTTCACGTGGCCGGCGAGATGCTGGAGCTGAAGAACACCGTCAACACGATGGTGGACCAGCTGTCCTCCTTCTCCTCCGAGGTGACCCGCGTCGCGCGCGAGGTGGGTACGGAGGGTGAGCTGGGCGGCCAGGCGCAGGTGCCCGGTGTGGCCGGTGTGTGGAAGGACCTCACCGATTCGGTGAACCTCATGGCCGGCAACCTGACGGCCCAGGTGCGCGGGATCGCCCAGGTGACCACGGCGGTCGCGAGCGGTGACCTGTCGCAGAAGGTGACCGTCTCCGCACGGGGCGAGGTCGCGCAGCTCGCCGAGACGATCAACCAGATGACCGAGACGCTGCGGACGTTCGCCGACGAGGTCACGCGAGTGGCCAACGAGGTCGGTGGCGAGGGACGGCTCGGCGGTCAGGCGAACGTGCCGGGGGCGGCGGGAACGTGGAAGGACCTCACGGACTCGGTCAACACGGTCTTCCGCAACCTCACGACCCAGGTGCGTGACATCGCCGCCGTGACCACCGCCGTGGCCAACGGCGATCTGTCGCAGAAGGTGAGTGTCCAGGTCGCCGGCGAGATGCTGGAGCTGAAGAACACCGTCAACACGATGGTCGACCAGCTGTCGTCGTTCGGTGTCGAGGTCACGCGCGTGGCCCGCGAGGTCGGCGTCGAGGGTGAACTGGGCGGCCAGGCACAGGTTCCGGGAGTGGCCGGCACCTGGAAGGACCTCACGGACTCCGTCAACACGGCGTTCCAGAACCTGACCGGCCAGGTGCGCAACATCGCGCAGGTGACCACGGCGGTGGCGAACGGTGACCTGTCGCAGAAGGTGACCGTCGAGGTCGCCGGGGAGATGCTGGAGCTGAAGGTCACCGTGAACACCATGGTGGACCAGCTGTCGAGCTTCGCCGACCAGGTGACCCGGATGGCCCGTGACGTGGGTACGGAGGGCCGGCTCGGTGGCCAGGCCCGGGTGGACGGCGTGTCCGGCACCTGGAAGGAGCTCACCGACTCCGTCAACTTCATGGCGGGGAACCTGACTTCGCAGGTACGGCAGATCGCGCAGGTGACCACGGCGGTGGCCCGGGGCGACCTGTCGCAGAAGATCGACGTGGACGCGCGCGGCGAGATCCTGGAGCTGAAGAACACCATCAACACGATGGTCGACCAGCTCTCCGCGTTCGCCGACCAGGTGACGCGGGTGGCCCGTGACGTGGGTACGGAGGGCCGGCTCGGCGGTCAGGCGCAGGTGCCCGGCGTGGCCGGTGTGTGGCGCGACCTGACCGACTCGGTGAACGGCATGGCCGGCAACCTCACCGCGCAGGTGCGCAACATCGCGCAGGTCGCGACCGCGGTGGCGCGGGGTGACCTGTCGCAGAAGATCGACGTGGACGCGCGCGGCGAGATCCTGGAGCTGAAGAACACCCTCAACACGATGGTGGACCAGCTCTCGAACTTCGCCGAGCAGGTGACGCGGGTGGCCCGCGAGGTGGGCACGGAGGGCATCCTCGGCGGGCAGGCCGAGGTGCAGGGTGTCTCGGGCACCTGGAAGGACCTCACCCAGTCCGTGAACTTCATGGCCAACAACCTGACCATCCAGGTGCGCAACATCGCCGAGGTCACGACCGCGGTCGCCATGGGAGACCTGTCCAAGAAGATCACCGTCGACGCCAAGGGCGAGATCCTCGAACTGGTCACCACCGTCAACACGATGGTCGACCAGCTGTCGTCGTTCGCCGAGCAGGTGACCCGGGTGGCCCGCGAGGTTGGCACCGAGGGCCAGTTGGGCGGTCAGGCGCGGGTGCCCGGGGTCACGGGCATCTGGAAGGACCTGAGCGACAACGTCAACCTGATGGCCTACAACCTGACCATGCAGGTGCGGAACATCTCGCAGGTGGCGGCGGCCGTCGCCAACGGCGACCTGACCCGGACGGTGACGATCGAGGCGCGCGGTGAGGTCGCGCAGCTCGCCGACACCTTCAACACCATGGTGAAGACGCTGAGTTCGTTCGCCGAGCAGGTCACCAAGGTGGCCCGCGAAGTGGGTACGGACGGCATCCTCGGCGGTCAGGCGCACGTACCGGGAGTCGCCGGTACGTGGAAGGACCTCACCGAGTCGGTGAACGGGATGGCGTCCAACCTGACCGGCCAGGTGCGCAACATCGCGATGGTCACCACGGCCATCGCCAAGGGCGATCTGACCAAGAAGATCGACATCGACGCGCGCGGCGAGATCCTGGAGCTCAAGACCACCATCAACACGATGGTCGACCAGCTGTCGTCCTTCGCGGAGGAGGTCACCCGAGTCGCCCGGGAGGTGGGTACCGAGGGGCAGTTGGGCGGTCAGGCGCGCGTCCGTGACGTCGACGGCACCTGGCGCGACCTCACCGAGTCGGTGAACGAGATGGCCGGGAACCTGACCCGGCAGGTGCGTGCCATCGCGCGCGTGGCGACCGCGGTGACCCGCGGTGACCTGAACCTGAAGATCGACGTGGACGCCTCCGGCGAGATCCAGGAACTCCAGGACTACATCAACAAGATGATCGCCAACCTGCGCGACACCACCATCGCCAACAAGGAGCAGGACTGGCTCAAGGGCAACCTCGCCCGTATCTCCGCCCTGATGCAGGGCCGCCGCGATCTCGACGACGTGGCCTCGCTGATCATGAGCGAGCTGACGCCGGTCGTCTCGGCCCAGCACGGCGCGTTCTTCCTGTCGATGCCGCTGGTCGACGGCAAGGACGCGGGCACGGAGGACGAGGAGGCGTACGAGCTGCGCATGCTCGGGTCGTACGGCTACTCGATGGGCTCCATGCCGACGTCGTTCCGGCCCGGTGAGGCGCTGATCGGGACGGCCGCGCAGGAGAAGCGCACGATCCTGGTGGAGAACGCGCCGAGCGGCTATCTGAAGATCTCCTCCGGGCTCGGCGAGGCGCCTCCGGCACAGGTCATCGTGCTTCCGGTGCTCTTCGAGGGGACCGTGCTCGGTGTCATCGAGCTGGCGTCGTTCACGCCGTTCACGCAGATCCAGAAGGACTTCCTGAACCAGATCGCGGAGATGATCGCGACGAGCGTCAACACGATCTCGGTCAACACCAAGACGGAGGTGCTGCTGCGGCAGTCGCAGGAGCTCACCGAGCAGCTGCGGGAGCGGTCGGCGGAGTTGGAGAACCGGCAGAAGGCGCTCCAGGACTCGAACGCGGAACTGGAGGACAAGGCCGAGCTGCTGGCCCAGCAGAACCGCGACATCGAGGTCAAGAACACCGAGATCGAGGAGGCGCGCCAGGTCCTGGAGGAGCGCGCCGAACAACTCGCGGTCTCGATGCGCTACAAGAGCGAGTTCCTGGCGAACATGTCGCACGAGCTGCGGACACCGCTCAACTCGCTGCTGATCCTGGCCAAGCTGCTCGCCGACAACGCGGACACCAACCTCACGCCGAAGCAGGTCGAGTTCGCCGAGACGATCCACGGCGCGGGCTCCGACCTGCTCCAGCTCATCAACGACATCCTCGACCTGTCGAAGGTCGAGGCGGGCAAGATGGACGTGTCGCCGACCCGTATCGCGCTCGTCCAGCTCGTCGACTACGTGGAGGCGACGTTCCGTCCGCTGACCGCGGAGAAGGGGCTCGACTTCTCCGTACGGGTCTCGCCGGAGCTGCCCGCCACCCTGCACACCGACGAACAGCGTCTTCTCCAGGTGCTGCGCAACCTGCTGTCCAACGCGGTGAAGTTCACCGATTCCGGAGCGGTCGAGCTGGTGATCCGGCCCGCCGGGGCGGACGTGCCGGTGGCCATCAGGGAACAACTGCTGGAGTCGGGGTCGCTGCGGGACGCGGACGCCGACCTCATCGCGTTCTCCGTGACCGACACCGG includes:
- a CDS encoding DegT/DnrJ/EryC1/StrS family aminotransferase, whose protein sequence is MLTAAGVGAGDEVVVPAFGNVEVADAVTEAGAIVVFADIDPVTYCLDPEAVEAVITPRTAAFVVVHRFGRTADMVRLRELGQRHEVLVLEQGESEAPYDEIAQRRERAAYLDGRLRGVRTPVSGDGHTYQQYVVRVPGNGRPDRDAFARAVRARGVECRVPVKTPVHRLPGFRRDVHLPETERAADETLSLPVDGTLTKREMQRIVSACNALGGLLQPAF
- a CDS encoding SpoIIE family protein phosphatase, with amino-acid sequence MTTGLHPGGTPQDPRPTGNHALPTQERAGHGTPHADDRTRSSVITARAAASFEPVGRSVATARSFVRDTLQGWGFADIVDDAVVLTSELVTNAVVHAGTSADVLCLRSDDGVRIEVADRYPEREIPLQATAVNMGSPDREGGRGLQLCAALARRWGVDYTPTHKQVWFQLDLPERAIGTRTAGPPLPADLLPLADGRVRVAVVQIDRTGAINAWNEDAEELFGYAADQVTGKPLTDLAAWPHTPGTGTGIVEALQLSRWEGSYGVRCADGRVTPVYASHLRVRDTSGEPSTVCLLVRDHERAVLQTPLRGPASDAGTHAEGQATDPFEVFIGSPAPDDLDGLLQRTVERARDMLDGDSAFLLLATDDETELEVRASTGLPSARQRFARVPVEAGPGRYGSARMPTVHEDLTLVPGAVPLLGGTGMRSVVTVPLKVEGRLTGSLGVAAESPGRYSNEEALRLQFAADRIALAVESARLGELERLRRGSLSFLVEASDLLAGTLDRDQTLALMAQMTVPTLATWCAVYTIADQASDPYLSYVLHEDEELIDGLKALLSKIAPPDPVPTPGARVWSAPAAAAHDAALRTSMRSLGLGGQTSMSSSIGPTLATAAAVGGETVVLPLVARNRVIGMLTLGKPSDEHFRQEILELAEDLSRRAALALDNARLYSERTAISQSLQRSLLPPELPQIEGVEVEVIYRAAGEGNEVGGDFYDLFPIRDGAYGFAIGDVCGTGPEAAAVTGLARHALRLLAREGYGGPAVLERLNSAILDEGARSRFLTLLYGELWPQEDGSAILKVVCAGHPLPLRLRQDGTVEPAAEPQPLLGVMEDLELYEQTVTLDPGDVLLCVTDGVTERREGTRMLGDDGLADVLTTCTGLTAGAVAARIMRAVERFASDAPSDDMAILAMRVPGLHTD
- a CDS encoding HAMP domain-containing protein; amino-acid sequence: MESGAATRGGRTRAKGGQSLNSGRTPRTGTTEVDTAALNRLLAALVAMRDGNFRKRLTVSGDGVMSEISAVFNEVADRNLHLTGELSRVRRVVGREGKLTERLEAGAGEGAWAAAIDASNALVDDLVRPVSEVGRVLSAVAEGDLSPRMDLRAQAADGNGHPLRGEFLKVGRTVNNLVDQLSTFTDEVTRVASEVGTEGKLGGQARVRGMSGSWKDLTDSVNTMAHRLTAQVRDIALVTTAVAKGDLSRKVTVHVAGEMLELKNTVNTMVDQLSSFSSEVTRVAREVGTEGELGGQAQVPGVAGVWKDLTDSVNLMAGNLTAQVRGIAQVTTAVASGDLSQKVTVSARGEVAQLAETINQMTETLRTFADEVTRVANEVGGEGRLGGQANVPGAAGTWKDLTDSVNTVFRNLTTQVRDIAAVTTAVANGDLSQKVSVQVAGEMLELKNTVNTMVDQLSSFGVEVTRVAREVGVEGELGGQAQVPGVAGTWKDLTDSVNTAFQNLTGQVRNIAQVTTAVANGDLSQKVTVEVAGEMLELKVTVNTMVDQLSSFADQVTRMARDVGTEGRLGGQARVDGVSGTWKELTDSVNFMAGNLTSQVRQIAQVTTAVARGDLSQKIDVDARGEILELKNTINTMVDQLSAFADQVTRVARDVGTEGRLGGQAQVPGVAGVWRDLTDSVNGMAGNLTAQVRNIAQVATAVARGDLSQKIDVDARGEILELKNTLNTMVDQLSNFAEQVTRVAREVGTEGILGGQAEVQGVSGTWKDLTQSVNFMANNLTIQVRNIAEVTTAVAMGDLSKKITVDAKGEILELVTTVNTMVDQLSSFAEQVTRVAREVGTEGQLGGQARVPGVTGIWKDLSDNVNLMAYNLTMQVRNISQVAAAVANGDLTRTVTIEARGEVAQLADTFNTMVKTLSSFAEQVTKVAREVGTDGILGGQAHVPGVAGTWKDLTESVNGMASNLTGQVRNIAMVTTAIAKGDLTKKIDIDARGEILELKTTINTMVDQLSSFAEEVTRVAREVGTEGQLGGQARVRDVDGTWRDLTESVNEMAGNLTRQVRAIARVATAVTRGDLNLKIDVDASGEIQELQDYINKMIANLRDTTIANKEQDWLKGNLARISALMQGRRDLDDVASLIMSELTPVVSAQHGAFFLSMPLVDGKDAGTEDEEAYELRMLGSYGYSMGSMPTSFRPGEALIGTAAQEKRTILVENAPSGYLKISSGLGEAPPAQVIVLPVLFEGTVLGVIELASFTPFTQIQKDFLNQIAEMIATSVNTISVNTKTEVLLRQSQELTEQLRERSAELENRQKALQDSNAELEDKAELLAQQNRDIEVKNTEIEEARQVLEERAEQLAVSMRYKSEFLANMSHELRTPLNSLLILAKLLADNADTNLTPKQVEFAETIHGAGSDLLQLINDILDLSKVEAGKMDVSPTRIALVQLVDYVEATFRPLTAEKGLDFSVRVSPELPATLHTDEQRLLQVLRNLLSNAVKFTDSGAVELVIRPAGADVPVAIREQLLESGSLRDADADLIAFSVTDTGIGIAASKMRVIFEAFKQADGTTSRKYGGTGLGLSISREIARLLGGEIYAQSEPGRGSTFTLYLPLYPSELPPQGYGQLAPALEAGELLASEGELHSIGMPAEVKSYQDAQNGPAALFRRRRRALPTAEQRADVSGQPDGAAGAAQEPWGAAGQQDAGQQQGRGIRFEGEKVLIVDDDIRNVFALTSVLEQHGLSVLYAENGREGIEVLEQHDDVTVVLMDIMMPEMDGYATTTAVRRMPQFAGLPIIALTAKAMKGDREKAIESGASDYVTKPVDPDHLLSVMAQWMRQG